The genomic region CGCCCCACACTGAGGGCAAGTTTGACTGGTCCCGTTGGGGTCAACCTTGGCAAAGTAGACGCCACGCTTCCAGGCAACCCACTTGAGGATTTCCAAGAAGCTTCCCCAAGCAGCATCCAAACAATGCTTGGCCAAGATCCCGCGACTGGTCATCTTGAGGTTCAAATCCTCAGCAAAAATCATCCCAGCATGGTCACAAAGCTGGTGAGCCGTCAGGAAATGGAACTCACGGCGCTGTTGTGGATATGCTCGTGCAGTTGGCGAATCTTGGCTTGAATCTTCCGGTAATTAGCCGAACCCTTTTTCTTGTTTCTCAATTTACGTTGCAGCCATCGAAGCTTGCCTTGCAAATCCACGAAAAAGCGAGGGCGTTCTACCAATTCTCCCGTCGATCCAGCCAAGAACTTTTCCAGTCCCAAATCTATGCCAATCGGTTCACCGTGAGGCATAGATTTGGGACGGAAAGATCGGCTTGCAGAATCAATTGAGCATACCAACCAGACGGCTTGAAGACGACCCGTACCCGCTTGAGTGCAAATCCTTCTGGGATAGGTCGATGCAGGTTAATGGGCATGGCTCCAATTTTCGGCAGTTCGATTTCAAACTCGTTGACGGGGTTCGATTTGAACTGCGGAAAGACAAACGAGCGATACTGACCAAACTTTTTGAATCGAGGAAATCCAAATCCTCTTTTCTGCACGAACTTAAAACGACTTATCCAGCCGCTTCAAGGCATCTTGCAAGACCTGAGAATGAACTGCCTTCAGTTCTGGGATCTCATCTTTCGCTTTGGTCAGTGCATTCTGCTGTTTGTAATAGTCGGGATAGGGTGCATCGGCAGAAATGATATATTCCTGCTTGATACTACAAGCATTGACCGGACATTTACGCGAGCCGATCCAGTCCTTGCGCTCTGCCAAAGCGTAGTTATAGACGCGACGACATTGCTCCAACCAGTCGAGCATTTGAGCTTCCTGGTCAAGTCCTGGATAGATTCGGTAGTTGTAGGTCAAGTTCAACATACCTATAGTCTAACTGATTTGCGCTTTCCGTTAGACTACAGGTAGTGTGTCGATTTTCGGGGTATTGAACCCCTCAATCGACGCGGGGAGTCCGTGGATCCCAACACTGACCTTTCAGGTACGGCGCGGGACTTATCGCTCCCCGAACCCCTCAAAAGTTAAACTGTCACTAAATCCGTGCAATTGGCAAGAGCGATCGCGGTAGTGTTTAACTTTGATAACAAATCGGGATATTCCCCGTGATTTTGCTTGGACAACACGAGCACCTCGTGACTCCTATATATTTTAAAAGCAATTTTAAAAGCGATCGCCCCCGGAAGAGCGATCGCCTCGATCCTTGCTACAACTAATCAGAAATCATCGGCCAATTATTCATTCACTTCCGACCATTCCGTATGGAAAAACTCGCCGCGCGGTTTGTCCAAGCGTTCGTAAGTATGGGCGCCGAAATAATCCCGTTGCGCTTGGGTCAAATTTTGCGGGAGGCGATCGCGCCGATAGCTGTCAAAATAATCTAAAGACGCACTAAACGCCGGAACCGGAATCCCAGCATAATTCGCTGTCGCCAACACCTCGCGCCATGCCTCCTGACGGTCTAAAATCGTCTGCTTGAACTCCGGCGCTAACAGCAAATTCGGCAAACTCGGATTATCCTTAAACGCCGACTTAATCTTGTCCAAAAATCCCGCACGGATAATACATCCACCCTTCCAAATCCGGGAAATTTCACTCAGATTCAAATTATAATTAAAATCCGCCGACGCCTTCGCCAGCAAACTCATCCCCTGAGCGTAAGAACAAATCTTAGAACAGTAAAGCGCATCGCGAACCTTATCCACAAATCCCTTGACATCCCCGTCAAACTTAAACGTCGGTCCGCTTAATTGCTGCGACGCCGCGCCCCGTTCCTCCTTAATCGAAGACATAATCCGCGCATTAACCGCCGCCGTAATCGTCGGAATCGAAACCCCGAATTCCAACGCACTCATCGCCGTCCAACGACCCGTCCCTTTTTGTCCCGCCGCATCGACAATTTGCTCCACTAACGGCTGATTCGTCTCCGGATCGATATATTTAAAAATATCCGCCGTAATTTCGATTAAAAACGAATTGAGTTCGTCGGTTTGATTCCATTCGGCAAAGACTTCGTGCAATTGCTTGTGGTCGAGACCCAAAACACTTTTGAGCAAGTCGTAAGCCTCGGCGATTAACTGCATATCGCCGTACTCGATGCCATTGTGAACCATTTTCACGTAATGACCCGCCCCACCCGGACCGATATAAGTCACGCACGGTCCATCATCGACTTGCGCCGCAATTTTCGTCAGAATCGCCTCTAAATCTTTATAAGCTTGTTCCGTGCCTCCCGGCATCAAACTCGGGCCATTTAAAGCGCCTTCCTCGCCGCCACTGACCCCCATTCCCATAAAACCGAGGCCGACCGATTCTAACTCCTGAGTCCGGCGTTCCGTATCCTCATAAAGGGAATTACCGCCGTCGATAATCATATCCCCCGCTTCCAGTAACGGTTTGAGCTGACCGATAACCGCATCCACGGGCTTACCCGCCTTCACCATCACCAGAATCCGCCGAGGACGTTCCAGAGACTCGACAAACTCTTCAATCGAATAAGTCGCCTTGACTTGCTTACCTTGAGCCCGTTCGGCCATAAACGCTTCCGTCACCGAACCCGTGCGATTGTACACCGAAACGGGAAATCCCTTGCTTTCCACATTGAGGGCGAGGTTCTCACCCATCACTGCCAACCCAATCACACCAAATTTTTGTTTCGTCATAACCTTGTAATGACCTCAGTCTCGTCAACTCTCCTACAGGGTAGCCCGATCTCTTCGAGCCAGACTGGAAAAAGATCTTAAAACTCTCTTGTCATGGCAAAGGTGTTACAGAACACAAGCCGATGCTAGCAAGTCCCCTAGTAGGGGCTCAGCTCTATGACGTTTGGCGCTTCACGTCTCAATTGCCCCATCGGGCGATCGTTTGTAGCGACCGCTAGATAAAACTTACCCAAACTTACCCATCAAGTCTGAAAGCTTGATGAACAATACGTTTGAGTCGATTTTACTTCCTGCTTCTACCAAGGGAGTCAGCTCGCTCTTGTCCACAGGCGTTAATTTGGCCGTAGCTCGGCCTATTTTTTCCAGATTTTTGGCTGCGTTTAAATCTCTGTCTATTTTGAGATGACAATGGTCGCAACCAAACAGTCTTTCTGATAAGAGTAATGAGTCTTTAATGCTTCCACAATTAGAACAGATTTTACTAGATGGATAAAATCTGTCTACGATTATTAGTTGTGACCCATATATTTGGCTCTTATATTCCATCTGCCGTCGGAATTCATAAAACCCCATATCGGCGATAGATTTAGCTAGTTTATGATTGGCCATCATGCCCGATCCGTTTAAGTCTTCTATCACATTAACGGCGTGGTTCTTGCATAATTGCGAGGTCAACTTATGTAACGTATCTTTTCTGAGATTAGC from Oxynema aestuarii AP17 harbors:
- a CDS encoding transposase encodes the protein MPHGEPIGIDLGLEKFLAGSTGELVERPRFFVDLQGKLRWLQRKLRNKKKGSANYRKIQAKIRQLHEHIHNSAVSSIS
- a CDS encoding helix-turn-helix domain-containing protein, which codes for MLNLTYNYRIYPGLDQEAQMLDWLEQCRRVYNYALAERKDWIGSRKCPVNACSIKQEYIISADAPYPDYYKQQNALTKAKDEIPELKAVHSQVLQDALKRLDKSF
- the gnd gene encoding decarboxylating NADP(+)-dependent phosphogluconate dehydrogenase; the encoded protein is MTKQKFGVIGLAVMGENLALNVESKGFPVSVYNRTGSVTEAFMAERAQGKQVKATYSIEEFVESLERPRRILVMVKAGKPVDAVIGQLKPLLEAGDMIIDGGNSLYEDTERRTQELESVGLGFMGMGVSGGEEGALNGPSLMPGGTEQAYKDLEAILTKIAAQVDDGPCVTYIGPGGAGHYVKMVHNGIEYGDMQLIAEAYDLLKSVLGLDHKQLHEVFAEWNQTDELNSFLIEITADIFKYIDPETNQPLVEQIVDAAGQKGTGRWTAMSALEFGVSIPTITAAVNARIMSSIKEERGAASQQLSGPTFKFDGDVKGFVDKVRDALYCSKICSYAQGMSLLAKASADFNYNLNLSEISRIWKGGCIIRAGFLDKIKSAFKDNPSLPNLLLAPEFKQTILDRQEAWREVLATANYAGIPVPAFSASLDYFDSYRRDRLPQNLTQAQRDYFGAHTYERLDKPRGEFFHTEWSEVNE